In Bradyrhizobium guangxiense, the following are encoded in one genomic region:
- a CDS encoding CmcJ/NvfI family oxidoreductase, giving the protein MGLQETRIESLPFVTAELNYLAPVSGKPRTYAFDPPPGEPKSTALPEPHQVPIFDARPIAQTFSLDREGFALVRHPTRVKDFYNDEEVRAVYYPAVEAFLRATLKADRVFIFDHTVRKRVEGAPDIRDGGPRQPATRVHVDQTAISGANRVREHLPDEAEELLEGRVQVINLWRPIRGPLRDSPLAMADGTTVAPDDLVASDLIYPSRRGETYSVKYNPAHRWFYFPEMTSDQALLLKCYDSATDGRTRFGPHTAFIDPTTPASAGPRESIEVRTLVFHKR; this is encoded by the coding sequence ATGGGCCTGCAAGAAACAAGAATCGAATCGCTTCCTTTCGTCACTGCCGAACTCAACTATCTCGCCCCCGTTTCGGGCAAGCCGCGCACCTATGCCTTCGATCCGCCGCCGGGCGAGCCCAAGAGCACGGCGCTGCCGGAGCCGCATCAGGTGCCGATCTTCGATGCGCGGCCGATTGCGCAAACGTTCTCGCTCGATCGCGAGGGCTTTGCCCTGGTGCGTCATCCGACCCGGGTGAAGGATTTCTACAACGACGAAGAAGTGAGGGCGGTCTATTATCCCGCCGTCGAGGCGTTCCTGCGGGCCACGCTGAAGGCCGATCGCGTCTTCATCTTCGATCACACCGTGCGCAAGCGCGTCGAAGGCGCGCCTGATATCCGCGACGGTGGTCCACGCCAGCCGGCAACGCGCGTCCATGTCGACCAGACCGCGATCTCCGGTGCCAACCGTGTCCGCGAGCATCTGCCCGACGAGGCCGAGGAGTTGCTCGAGGGCCGCGTGCAGGTGATCAATCTCTGGCGGCCGATCCGCGGCCCCTTGCGGGATTCACCGCTGGCGATGGCGGACGGCACGACGGTCGCCCCCGACGATCTCGTCGCCTCCGACCTGATTTATCCCAGCCGACGCGGCGAGACCTATTCGGTGAAGTACAATCCGGCGCATCGCTGGTTCTACTTCCCGGAGATGACATCCGACCAGGCGCTGCTGCTCAAATGCTATGATTCCGCAACCGATGGCCGCACACGCTTCGGCCCGCACACCGCCTTCATCGATCCGACCACGCCGGCGAGCGCTGGGCCGCGTGAGAGCATCGAGGTCCGCACGCTGGTCTTCCACAAACGGTAA
- a CDS encoding ABC transporter substrate-binding protein — MIRLMLAGALLFASLEVAAAQTTLRVGDQKGNAQAVMEAAGVLKDVPYKIEWKEFPAAAPLLEALSAGAIETGLVGDAPFTFAAASGAPVKAIAAIRQTREGLAILVPETSPIKSFADLRAKKIATGRGSIGHQLILAALEKNGWSASDVQIAFLAPSDAKIAYTQGSVDAWSTWEPYVSQEEVLFKSRRIITSEGLTPGLSFQVARPDAIRDKRAELSDFIRRLTTARAWSLNNVDSYAATWGRLMNIPTAVPQNWLSRAKIRIAPIDDGVVADEQSTIDLYLRWGLIKQKLDAAEIVDRSFTDAIAKAGL; from the coding sequence ATGATCCGCCTCATGCTGGCCGGCGCGCTGCTGTTCGCTTCGCTGGAGGTGGCAGCTGCGCAAACCACATTGCGCGTCGGGGACCAGAAGGGCAATGCGCAGGCCGTGATGGAAGCGGCCGGCGTGCTCAAGGACGTACCTTACAAGATCGAGTGGAAAGAATTTCCGGCGGCCGCGCCGCTCCTGGAAGCGCTCAGCGCCGGCGCGATCGAGACCGGTCTCGTTGGCGACGCGCCCTTCACCTTCGCCGCCGCCTCCGGCGCGCCGGTGAAGGCGATCGCTGCCATCCGGCAAACGCGTGAGGGGCTCGCGATCCTCGTGCCCGAGACATCGCCGATCAAGAGCTTTGCCGATCTCCGGGCTAAGAAGATTGCAACCGGCCGCGGCTCGATCGGCCATCAGCTGATCCTGGCTGCGCTGGAGAAGAACGGCTGGAGTGCGAGTGACGTGCAGATCGCGTTCCTGGCGCCGTCGGACGCCAAGATCGCCTACACGCAAGGCTCGGTCGATGCATGGTCGACCTGGGAGCCTTATGTGAGCCAGGAGGAGGTGCTGTTCAAGTCGCGTCGCATCATCACGTCGGAAGGCCTGACACCGGGGCTGAGCTTCCAGGTGGCGCGGCCCGACGCAATCCGCGACAAGCGTGCCGAGCTGTCCGACTTCATCCGGCGCCTCACCACGGCGCGGGCCTGGTCGCTGAACAACGTCGACAGCTATGCTGCGACTTGGGGCAGGCTGATGAATATCCCGACCGCGGTGCCGCAGAACTGGTTGTCGCGCGCAAAGATCCGCATCGCGCCGATCGACGACGGCGTGGTCGCGGACGAGCAGAGCACGATTGACCTCTATCTACGCTGGGGCTTGATCAAGCAGAAGCTGGATGCCGCGGAGATCGTGGATCGCTCGTTTACGGATGCGATCGCGAAGGCGGGGTTGTAA
- a CDS encoding septal ring lytic transglycosylase RlpA family protein, producing MRARTTLFFSLASSLASFSLSAISVAHAESGLASYYGYGKAGKGGELTCAHRTRPFGSVLRVSWSGRTIQCRVNDRGPFIRGRIVDLSVPAARALGMMSAGVVRVSVE from the coding sequence GTGCGAGCGCGAACCACGCTATTCTTCTCTCTTGCCAGTTCTCTTGCCAGTTTTTCGCTTTCTGCCATTTCTGTCGCCCATGCCGAAAGCGGGCTTGCCTCGTATTACGGCTATGGAAAAGCCGGCAAGGGCGGCGAGCTGACCTGCGCGCACCGGACGCGTCCGTTCGGCAGCGTCCTCAGGGTGTCCTGGAGCGGGCGCACGATCCAGTGCCGCGTCAATGATCGCGGTCCCTTCATTCGCGGCCGCATCGTTGATCTCTCGGTGCCCGCTGCCCGCGCGCTCGGCATGATGAGTGCCGGCGTGGTGCGGGTCTCCGTGGAATAG
- a CDS encoding Gfo/Idh/MocA family protein encodes MAGIRVGLVGCGFVSELHMYAFRRVYGVDVEVAAVAARGDHVVEFAGRHGIPRVYRSFSELVADREIDVVDICTPPNLHAEMIVGAMQAGKHVICEKPFAGYFGRDGDQQPIGRRVPKALMYERVIEEMDKTRAAIERTGKLFMYAEDWIYAPAVTKTAEILRATKDKILFMKGEESHSGSHATHAAQWAMTGGGSLIRMGCHPLSAVLYLKQVEARARGETIRVASVICDVGNVTAGLKPEERTYIKANPVDVEDWGTLTATFSDGTKATVFSGDMIMGGVRNLIETYTSGGSLFANITPNNHLMSYQTSEEKLAGVYFTEKVDRKTGWQYVCLEEEWTRGYLQEIQDFMECAAAGRQPLSDFGLAYETIKVNYAGYWAAEEGRRVVL; translated from the coding sequence ATGGCTGGGATCAGGGTGGGACTCGTCGGCTGCGGTTTCGTGTCGGAGCTGCACATGTATGCGTTCCGGCGCGTCTATGGCGTGGATGTCGAGGTCGCAGCGGTGGCCGCGCGCGGCGATCATGTCGTCGAATTCGCCGGACGGCACGGAATCCCGCGCGTCTATCGCAGCTTCAGCGAGCTGGTCGCGGACCGCGAGATCGACGTCGTCGACATCTGCACTCCGCCCAATCTTCATGCCGAGATGATCGTCGGCGCCATGCAGGCCGGCAAGCATGTGATCTGTGAGAAGCCGTTCGCCGGCTATTTCGGCCGTGACGGCGACCAGCAGCCGATCGGCCGGCGGGTGCCGAAGGCGCTGATGTATGAGCGCGTGATCGAGGAGATGGACAAGACGCGCGCCGCAATCGAGCGCACCGGCAAGCTCTTCATGTATGCCGAGGACTGGATCTACGCACCGGCCGTGACCAAGACGGCGGAGATCCTGAGAGCGACCAAGGATAAGATCCTGTTCATGAAGGGCGAGGAAAGCCATTCCGGCTCGCACGCGACCCATGCTGCGCAATGGGCGATGACCGGCGGCGGCTCGCTGATCCGCATGGGCTGTCACCCGCTCTCGGCCGTGCTTTATCTGAAGCAGGTCGAGGCCAGGGCGCGCGGCGAGACCATCCGCGTTGCCAGCGTCATCTGCGATGTCGGCAATGTCACCGCCGGCCTCAAGCCCGAGGAGCGCACCTACATCAAGGCCAATCCGGTCGACGTCGAAGACTGGGGCACGCTCACCGCCACCTTCAGCGACGGCACCAAGGCGACCGTGTTCTCCGGCGACATGATCATGGGCGGGGTACGCAATCTGATCGAGACGTACACGTCCGGCGGTTCGCTGTTCGCCAACATCACGCCGAACAATCATCTAATGAGCTACCAGACCAGCGAGGAGAAGCTTGCGGGCGTCTACTTCACCGAGAAGGTCGATCGCAAGACCGGCTGGCAATATGTCTGCCTCGAGGAGGAATGGACGCGCGGCTATCTGCAGGAGATCCAGGACTTTATGGAATGCGCGGCGGCAGGGCGGCAGCCACTGTCGGACTTCGGGCTGGCCTACGAGACGATCAAGGTGAACTACGCGGGGTACTGGGCGGCGGAGGAGGGGCGACGGGTGGTGTTGTAG